In the genome of Persephonella sp. KM09-Lau-8, one region contains:
- the ispD gene encoding 2-C-methyl-D-erythritol 4-phosphate cytidylyltransferase, with amino-acid sequence MKIVAILLAAGSGKRFGEKKQFIKLKGEPLFQYSLNTVNKIDEISDIVLVLPPEDIDRIKVFSFKNVIKVAGGKERQDSVFNALQKIEGADIVIVHDTARPFATEKMFLDGIKNVKKGWDGSITAIKARDTIKEVEDKQVRKTLNREKLYIIQTPQTFVYSKLLDAHNKVREKNVYGTDDAYLMEMVGYRITINQGSVLNFKITTKEDMILANCLAKGKSIF; translated from the coding sequence ATGAAAATAGTTGCCATATTACTTGCTGCAGGTTCAGGAAAAAGATTTGGCGAAAAAAAACAGTTTATAAAGCTGAAAGGCGAGCCACTTTTTCAGTATTCTCTAAACACTGTAAACAAGATAGATGAGATTTCAGATATAGTTCTGGTTCTACCACCTGAAGATATAGACAGAATTAAAGTTTTTTCATTTAAAAATGTAATCAAAGTAGCAGGAGGAAAGGAAAGACAGGATTCTGTTTTTAATGCTCTACAGAAGATTGAAGGAGCAGACATTGTAATAGTCCACGATACCGCACGGCCTTTTGCCACAGAAAAAATGTTTTTAGATGGAATAAAAAATGTTAAAAAAGGCTGGGATGGGAGTATTACTGCTATAAAGGCACGGGATACTATAAAAGAGGTTGAGGATAAACAGGTCAGAAAAACCCTTAATAGAGAAAAACTGTATATTATTCAGACCCCTCAAACATTTGTTTATTCAAAGCTTCTTGATGCCCATAATAAAGTTAGAGAAAAGAATGTTTACGGAACTGATGATGCTTATTTAATGGAAATGGTAGGATACAGAATTACTATAAACCAGGGATCTGTTTTGAACTTTAAGATAACCACAAAAGAGGATATGATACTTGCCAATTGTCTGGCAAAAGGAAAATCAATTTTTTAG
- a CDS encoding glycosyltransferase family 2 protein gives MKISACIVAKNEELNLPRLLKSIDGLFHEIILVDTGSTDNTIEIARDYGCKVYKKDWQGMADARNFGILKVSGDWIWHFDADFELENPNDVEKVKEIIQKESPDIISIFYRNLTIYGRDSFVERRMIHRKDKNLYWIKPVHENLILPKGIRIARSDVKIKHYGYFTQDILFEKTKGYLKYLSQNFKDCYDFVYLIKSLFILSFVDKNYINEFFKFHSRFIKVCNPTFLDFLYAVNLLVFNQKIEQAMLLLEMNKSFSGRFYYEFFRAIAEYESGQYDISRQRFLKCKKYPEEDIYIYPFSLLYDPLKIIDYYLQKLQ, from the coding sequence ATGAAAATATCTGCCTGTATTGTTGCAAAAAATGAAGAATTGAACCTTCCAAGACTGCTAAAAAGTATAGATGGTTTGTTTCATGAGATTATCCTTGTTGATACAGGCTCTACAGATAATACTATAGAAATTGCCAGAGATTATGGATGTAAAGTCTATAAAAAAGACTGGCAGGGGATGGCGGATGCCAGAAATTTTGGAATATTAAAGGTGTCTGGGGATTGGATATGGCATTTTGATGCTGATTTTGAGCTGGAAAATCCTAATGATGTTGAAAAAGTAAAGGAAATTATTCAAAAAGAATCCCCTGATATTATATCCATTTTTTATAGAAATCTTACTATATATGGAAGGGATTCATTTGTTGAAAGGAGAATGATTCACAGGAAGGATAAAAATCTTTACTGGATAAAACCTGTTCATGAAAACCTGATACTGCCAAAAGGCATAAGAATAGCACGGTCTGATGTAAAGATAAAGCATTACGGATATTTTACCCAGGATATACTGTTTGAAAAAACAAAAGGGTATCTAAAATATCTCAGCCAGAATTTTAAGGATTGCTATGATTTTGTTTATCTGATAAAAAGTCTTTTTATTCTGTCTTTTGTGGATAAAAACTATATTAATGAGTTTTTTAAATTTCATAGCAGATTTATAAAGGTCTGTAATCCAACTTTTTTAGACTTTTTATATGCTGTTAATCTTTTGGTATTTAATCAGAAAATCGAACAGGCAATGTTATTACTTGAGATGAATAAATCCTTTTCAGGTAGATTTTATTATGAATTTTTCAGGGCAATTGCCGAGTATGAAAGCGGACAATATGATATTTCGCGGCAGCGTTTTTTAAAATGTAAAAAGTATCCTGAAGAAGATATTTATATATATCCATTTTCCTTATTATATGACCCGTTAAAAATAATTGATTATTATCTGCAAAAACTTCAATAA
- a CDS encoding carboxymuconolactone decarboxylase family protein, translating to MPDEKTKIDMEVYYKRFLALFEEIKKDYPTFVDGFMKFFAATEGPGALDKKTKELISVALSVKSQCPYCIAFHVKNAIAEGATRDEIIESAMVAALMGGGPSVAYMKYVFDACDEFGAK from the coding sequence ATGCCTGATGAAAAAACAAAAATAGATATGGAAGTATACTACAAAAGATTTCTGGCACTTTTTGAAGAGATTAAAAAGGATTATCCAACATTTGTTGATGGATTTATGAAATTTTTTGCTGCAACAGAGGGTCCCGGAGCACTTGATAAGAAAACAAAAGAGCTTATATCTGTGGCTCTTTCTGTAAAATCACAGTGCCCTTACTGTATTGCATTCCATGTAAAAAATGCCATTGCAGAGGGAGCTACAAGGGATGAGATAATTGAATCAGCAATGGTAGCTGCATTAATGGGTGGAGGCCCAAGTGTAGCGTATATGAAATATGTATTTGATGCATGTGATGAGTTCGGGGCTAAATAA
- a CDS encoding histidine phosphatase family protein: MKRIILVRHGESEYNAKRIVQGHIDTDLTPAGIVQARLVAEYLKENFQIDKIYSSDLRRAYRTAVIISDVLELPVIKDQRIREMNFGQWEGRTYEHIFQTDYETFQKWLQNPVACPLPSQEEISQFKNRLESFYQDILKEEANNILVVGHGGSIQGLLCIACGMGMENLWALKHSNTGISVIEVANPTVSIKMINSTSHLDSYKQKENPIM; encoded by the coding sequence ATGAAAAGGATAATTCTGGTTAGGCACGGAGAAAGTGAATATAACGCAAAAAGGATTGTTCAGGGGCACATAGATACAGACCTGACTCCTGCAGGTATTGTGCAGGCAAGACTGGTAGCAGAATATCTAAAGGAAAATTTTCAAATAGATAAAATATACAGCTCCGATTTAAGAAGGGCGTACAGAACAGCAGTTATTATTTCTGATGTTCTTGAACTTCCTGTGATAAAAGATCAGAGAATCAGAGAAATGAATTTTGGCCAGTGGGAAGGAAGAACTTATGAACATATTTTCCAGACAGATTATGAAACATTCCAGAAATGGCTCCAAAACCCTGTAGCATGCCCATTACCTTCACAGGAAGAGATATCCCAATTTAAAAACAGGCTTGAATCCTTTTATCAGGACATTTTGAAAGAAGAAGCAAATAATATACTGGTTGTAGGACATGGAGGTTCTATTCAGGGGCTTTTATGTATAGCCTGTGGTATGGGAATGGAAAATTTATGGGCTTTAAAGCATTCTAATACCGGAATTTCTGTAATAGAGGTGGCAAATCCGACAGTATCAATAAAAATGATAAATTCCACTTCCCATCTGGATAGCTATAAGCAAAAAGAAAACCCTATTATGTAG
- a CDS encoding N-acetyltransferase — MIRRATVKDAQDIFIILQQYAIKGILLPRSLNSIYENIRDFFVYEQNGKIVGIGSLHVFWEDLAEIKSLAVLEEYQHHGIGKKIVEECIKDAKALGIKRVFALTYVPEFFQKLGFKIVDKSEFPQKVWTECIHCVKFNECKEVPVLLELQ; from the coding sequence TTGATAAGAAGAGCTACAGTAAAAGACGCCCAGGATATTTTCATTATACTGCAGCAGTATGCAATAAAAGGAATACTTTTACCCAGAAGTTTAAACAGCATTTATGAAAACATAAGAGATTTTTTTGTGTATGAACAGAACGGGAAAATTGTAGGTATTGGTTCTTTACATGTATTCTGGGAAGACCTTGCAGAAATAAAATCACTTGCAGTGTTAGAAGAATACCAGCACCACGGGATAGGGAAAAAAATAGTTGAAGAATGTATAAAAGATGCAAAAGCCCTTGGAATAAAAAGGGTTTTTGCCCTTACCTATGTTCCTGAATTTTTTCAAAAACTGGGATTTAAGATTGTAGATAAATCAGAGTTTCCCCAGAAGGTCTGGACTGAATGTATCCACTGTGTAAAATTCAATGAATGCAAAGAAGTTCCTGTATTACTGGAGTTACAATGA
- the lon gene encoding endopeptidase La produces the protein MLNPFEDEQVEIPIPEELPLLPVRDLVIFPYMVFPIFVGRPFSIKAIEEAIENYDRYIFLALQKDKDIEEPGADDIYPIGTVATILRMMRLDDDRIKILVQGTARARIKEFRKEDGMYKVKIEVLEEPEVPEENIEVEALKHSIKDLIDKAIGLGKQIIPDLLDIIKSVEEPGKLADLVASILDLKSEEAQQILEITDPLERLRKVHDLLLKEVGLLEIQHKIRTAARESMEKDQREYFLRQQIKAIQEELGEKDERQEEIEQYQKKIEESGMPEEVRKEAEKQLKRLEKMHPDSAEAGVIRTYLDWLVELPWNKRTKDRLDLKRAKKVLDEDHYDLDKVKERILEYLAVQKLKKDKAVKGPILCFVGPPGVGKTSLGKSIARALGRKFVRQSLGGVRDEAEIRGHRRTYVGAMPGRIIQGIKQAGTKNPVFMLDEVDKLASDFRGDPASALLEVLDPQQNKEFVDHYLGVPFDLSEVMFICTANRIDTIPRPLLDRMEIIRIPGYSEEEKLYIAKNYLIPRQMKETGLKPRYVEFTDAGLKFLIRHYTREAGVRSLERQINAVLRKIAKEIALTGKKKKYRITKSLVKKFLGAPLYMPEKELQDEVGVVTGLAWTEVGGEILKIEATKMPGKGQLILTGSLGDVMKESAMTALSYVKSKAEEYKIDPELFQKYDVHVHVPAGAIPKDGPSAGISIATAICSLFTELPVRADVAMTGEITLRGKVLPVGGLKEKILAAKRAGIKDVILPKDNKDEVMEDLPPFARKDINLIFVEHVDEVFKIAIRDFEKRIKQKKKSKKK, from the coding sequence ATGCTAAATCCATTTGAGGATGAACAGGTAGAAATTCCTATACCAGAAGAACTGCCATTACTACCTGTTAGAGACCTTGTTATATTTCCATATATGGTCTTTCCAATATTTGTTGGAAGACCTTTTTCTATTAAGGCTATAGAAGAAGCAATAGAAAATTATGATAGATATATATTTCTTGCTCTCCAGAAAGACAAAGATATAGAAGAGCCAGGAGCAGATGATATATACCCTATCGGAACTGTGGCAACAATCCTAAGAATGATGAGACTTGATGATGACAGAATAAAAATACTGGTTCAGGGAACTGCAAGGGCAAGGATCAAGGAATTTAGAAAAGAAGATGGAATGTATAAAGTAAAAATAGAAGTCCTTGAAGAACCTGAAGTTCCTGAAGAAAATATTGAAGTAGAAGCCTTAAAACACTCTATAAAAGACCTTATAGACAAAGCAATAGGGCTTGGGAAACAAATCATTCCTGACCTTCTTGATATCATCAAATCTGTGGAAGAGCCTGGTAAACTGGCAGACCTTGTTGCATCAATACTTGACCTGAAATCTGAAGAGGCTCAACAAATCCTTGAGATTACCGATCCTCTGGAAAGACTCAGAAAAGTTCATGACCTTCTCCTGAAAGAAGTAGGGCTCCTTGAGATACAGCACAAAATAAGAACTGCTGCCAGAGAGTCTATGGAAAAAGACCAGAGGGAATATTTCCTCAGACAACAGATAAAGGCTATTCAGGAAGAACTTGGAGAAAAAGACGAAAGACAGGAAGAGATAGAGCAGTATCAGAAAAAGATAGAAGAATCAGGAATGCCTGAAGAGGTTAGAAAAGAGGCTGAAAAGCAACTTAAAAGACTGGAAAAAATGCATCCTGATTCTGCAGAAGCAGGAGTAATCAGAACATACCTTGACTGGCTGGTTGAACTTCCATGGAATAAAAGAACAAAAGACAGATTAGACCTTAAAAGAGCCAAAAAAGTTCTTGATGAAGACCATTATGACCTTGATAAAGTAAAAGAAAGAATTCTTGAATATCTTGCCGTCCAGAAGCTTAAAAAAGACAAGGCTGTAAAAGGCCCTATCCTGTGCTTTGTAGGCCCTCCTGGTGTTGGTAAAACTTCTCTGGGTAAATCCATAGCCAGAGCACTGGGAAGAAAGTTTGTAAGACAGTCCCTGGGTGGTGTTAGAGATGAAGCAGAGATCAGGGGGCACAGGAGAACTTATGTAGGTGCAATGCCTGGAAGAATAATACAGGGAATAAAACAGGCAGGAACAAAAAACCCTGTTTTTATGCTTGATGAGGTTGACAAACTTGCTTCAGATTTCAGGGGAGACCCTGCATCTGCACTCCTTGAGGTTTTAGACCCTCAGCAAAATAAAGAGTTTGTTGACCATTATCTTGGGGTTCCATTTGATTTATCAGAAGTGATGTTTATATGCACAGCAAACAGAATTGATACTATCCCAAGACCTCTTTTAGACAGAATGGAAATCATCAGAATTCCCGGATATTCAGAAGAGGAAAAACTGTATATAGCTAAAAACTACCTTATACCCCGCCAGATGAAAGAAACAGGGTTAAAGCCAAGATATGTTGAGTTTACAGATGCCGGATTGAAGTTCCTGATTAGACACTATACAAGGGAAGCTGGAGTAAGAAGTCTTGAAAGACAAATAAATGCTGTTTTAAGAAAGATAGCTAAGGAAATAGCCCTCACAGGCAAAAAGAAAAAATACAGAATTACAAAATCCCTTGTTAAAAAATTCCTTGGTGCACCTCTTTATATGCCTGAAAAAGAGCTTCAGGATGAAGTGGGAGTTGTGACAGGGCTTGCATGGACTGAGGTAGGCGGAGAAATACTGAAAATAGAAGCCACAAAAATGCCAGGAAAAGGCCAGCTTATCCTGACAGGTTCCCTTGGTGATGTTATGAAAGAATCTGCCATGACAGCCCTTTCTTATGTAAAATCAAAAGCAGAAGAATATAAAATTGACCCTGAACTGTTCCAGAAATATGATGTTCACGTCCACGTTCCTGCAGGAGCAATACCAAAAGATGGACCTTCAGCAGGTATTTCCATTGCGACAGCAATATGTTCATTATTTACAGAACTACCAGTTAGAGCAGATGTTGCAATGACAGGAGAGATAACCCTCAGAGGAAAAGTTCTGCCTGTAGGTGGATTAAAAGAAAAAATACTTGCAGCAAAAAGAGCCGGTATAAAAGATGTTATTCTGCCTAAAGACAACAAAGATGAAGTTATGGAAGACCTTCCACCATTTGCCAGAAAGGATATAAATCTGATATTTGTTGAGCATGTTGATGAGGTGTTCAAAATTGCAATAAGAGATTTTGAAAAAAGAATAAAGCAAAAGAAAAAATCCAAGAAAAAATAG
- a CDS encoding Hsp20/alpha crystallin family protein, producing MPAYIKKPPVDIIDGVDRYIILMDLPGVKAEDIEINGYDTYIEISGVKKPDYSGNYLLMERFSGRFKRKISFKNPVDISQAKAELNNGVLKIEIPKTMEKIVITKTTIIIRR from the coding sequence ATGCCTGCTTATATAAAAAAACCACCGGTTGATATAATTGATGGGGTTGATAGATACATAATTTTGATGGATTTACCTGGAGTAAAGGCTGAAGACATTGAAATTAATGGATATGATACATATATAGAGATCTCAGGCGTAAAGAAACCGGATTATTCAGGTAATTATCTACTTATGGAAAGATTCTCCGGTAGATTTAAAAGAAAAATAAGTTTTAAAAATCCTGTGGATATATCACAGGCAAAAGCAGAGCTCAATAATGGAGTCTTAAAAATAGAAATTCCAAAAACTATGGAAAAAATTGTTATTACAAAAACCACTATTATTATCAGGAGGTAA
- the trmD gene encoding tRNA (guanosine(37)-N1)-methyltransferase TrmD: MKRFSVLTIFPEFFEGFKNTGIVSRAIKNNIVQVDTINLRDYATDKHKTVDDVVYGGGPGMLLKPEPIFRAYEEISKKSKPYVLITEPWGRKFDQKFAQELSEKDHIMIICGRYEGVDERVKSIVDEEVSIGDFVLSGGEPAALVIMDAVIRLIPGVVGDEDSLRVDSFSDGLLGYPNYTRPAVYKGMEVPEVLRSGNHQLIAKWRRWKQLENTYKKRPELLERANLSEEDKKMLDMIKKNIEFEKFINSK; the protein is encoded by the coding sequence ATGAAAAGATTTTCTGTTCTTACAATATTTCCTGAATTTTTTGAAGGTTTTAAAAATACGGGGATTGTTTCAAGGGCAATCAAAAACAATATTGTGCAGGTGGATACCATAAATCTGAGGGATTATGCTACCGATAAACATAAAACCGTTGATGATGTGGTTTACGGTGGTGGTCCCGGAATGCTTCTTAAACCTGAGCCTATTTTCAGAGCTTATGAAGAAATATCCAAAAAAAGTAAGCCTTATGTTCTGATAACAGAACCTTGGGGAAGAAAATTTGATCAGAAATTTGCACAGGAATTATCTGAAAAAGACCACATAATGATTATTTGCGGCAGATATGAAGGTGTTGATGAAAGGGTTAAATCTATAGTAGATGAAGAGGTTTCTATAGGAGATTTTGTTTTGTCAGGTGGAGAGCCAGCTGCACTTGTAATAATGGACGCAGTTATAAGGCTGATTCCCGGTGTTGTGGGAGACGAGGATAGTCTCAGAGTTGACTCATTTTCAGATGGACTTCTGGGATATCCTAATTACACAAGACCAGCAGTTTATAAAGGAATGGAAGTTCCTGAAGTTTTAAGGTCAGGTAATCATCAGCTTATAGCAAAATGGAGGAGATGGAAACAGCTTGAAAATACTTATAAAAAAAGGCCAGAGTTATTAGAGAGGGCAAATCTTTCTGAAGAAGATAAAAAAATGCTTGATATGATAAAGAAAAATATTGAATTTGAAAAGTTTATTAATAGTAAATAA
- a CDS encoding OmpH family outer membrane protein — MLKIFYSFMLGLFIFSLSIAAEKIVVIDVQKVVTTSKTGQKAQAEIEKAAQKLKSEIEKKQKSGTSQSNMQTFIQEKQQELLKKRQEVAQQFMKKLQEAIKEYASKNGYTLVLDKGSTLYTKPELDKTQDFIKFFDSKYGK, encoded by the coding sequence ATGTTAAAAATCTTTTATTCTTTCATGTTGGGTTTATTTATCTTTTCTTTATCCATAGCAGCAGAAAAAATTGTTGTCATTGATGTCCAAAAAGTAGTTACCACATCAAAAACAGGACAAAAAGCTCAGGCAGAAATAGAAAAAGCAGCACAAAAGTTAAAGTCTGAAATAGAGAAAAAACAAAAATCCGGAACATCCCAATCAAATATGCAAACATTTATACAGGAAAAGCAACAGGAATTACTTAAGAAAAGACAGGAAGTTGCCCAGCAATTTATGAAAAAACTTCAAGAAGCAATTAAGGAATACGCATCAAAAAATGGATATACCCTTGTTCTTGATAAAGGTTCCACACTTTATACAAAACCTGAACTGGATAAAACACAGGATTTCATAAAGTTTTTTGACTCAAAATACGGCAAATAA
- a CDS encoding SAM-dependent chlorinase/fluorinase, with translation MDKLITLLTDFGLKDGFVGTVKGVIKSINPKADIIDISHDVSSFDILEASIILNASYKYFPQKTIFVCVVDPGVGTDRRPILVETENYYFIAPDNGLLTLPLQKQRIKKIIHLTNEKYFLRRNTETFHGRDIFAPVAAYLSKGIPVEEFGQEIKNINQIDFPWPQKRDNKIIGQIIKFDKFGNAITNLEYIPESFKEIRLKNYKITKICRNFQEGEKDKPNVIKGSFGFYEIFVPEDSAKEILGLTIGDKVEVFL, from the coding sequence ATGGATAAACTGATAACCCTTTTAACAGATTTTGGCCTTAAAGATGGCTTTGTTGGCACTGTTAAAGGGGTTATCAAATCCATTAATCCTAAAGCAGACATTATAGACATATCCCATGATGTATCCTCATTTGATATTCTGGAAGCATCAATAATCCTAAATGCTTCTTATAAATATTTTCCCCAAAAAACAATATTCGTTTGTGTTGTTGACCCTGGAGTGGGAACCGACAGAAGACCAATTCTTGTTGAAACAGAAAACTATTATTTTATTGCCCCCGATAATGGTCTTTTAACTTTACCACTACAGAAACAGAGAATAAAAAAAATAATTCATTTAACAAATGAAAAATACTTTCTACGTAGGAATACAGAGACATTTCACGGTAGAGATATTTTTGCACCTGTTGCAGCTTATCTTTCCAAAGGAATACCTGTAGAGGAATTTGGACAGGAAATCAAAAATATAAATCAAATAGATTTTCCATGGCCACAAAAAAGAGACAACAAAATAATAGGTCAAATAATTAAGTTTGATAAATTTGGGAATGCCATCACAAATTTAGAGTATATTCCTGAAAGTTTTAAAGAAATTAGACTCAAAAACTACAAAATCACAAAAATATGCCGAAACTTTCAAGAAGGAGAAAAAGATAAACCAAATGTGATAAAAGGAAGTTTTGGATTTTATGAGATATTTGTTCCAGAGGATAGCGCAAAAGAAATTCTGGGGCTTACAATAGGGGATAAAGTGGAAGTGTTTTTGTAA
- a CDS encoding twin-arginine translocase TatA/TatE family subunit: MFGGIGIPELLLIFGILLLLFGAKKLPEIGKGLGEGIRSFKNSLSGEEEKEEKVVKTKELESEIKESKKVETTEKEKAEA, from the coding sequence ATGTTTGGTGGTATAGGAATTCCTGAATTATTACTTATATTTGGAATACTCCTTTTATTATTTGGAGCAAAGAAACTGCCTGAAATAGGAAAAGGTCTAGGAGAAGGTATAAGAAGTTTCAAAAATTCTCTCAGTGGTGAAGAAGAAAAGGAAGAAAAAGTTGTCAAAACAAAAGAACTTGAATCTGAAATAAAGGAAAGTAAAAAAGTAGAAACAACTGAAAAAGAAAAAGCTGAAGCCTAA
- a CDS encoding redoxin domain-containing protein has translation MAKDKLRKVGEIAPDFHLYEADGRKVSLSDLLGENKYILLYFTSTEEKSRCDRSGCPLKENLERLMEYDVIPVLIDKDPVEEHKRFKHDHGIKFLMLSDPTMETIKGYGVYEKVNVHGIEKEKIVSTAFLINPEGRIVHVWEPKRIEESIDDIINAIKKLKGM, from the coding sequence ATGGCTAAAGACAAACTAAGAAAGGTAGGGGAGATAGCTCCTGATTTCCACCTTTATGAGGCAGATGGCAGGAAGGTAAGTCTAAGCGATTTACTTGGAGAAAACAAATATATTCTTTTGTATTTCACTTCAACAGAAGAAAAAAGTAGATGCGATAGAAGTGGATGTCCTCTAAAAGAGAATCTGGAAAGATTAATGGAATACGATGTTATTCCTGTTTTAATCGATAAAGACCCTGTTGAAGAACATAAAAGATTCAAACATGATCATGGAATAAAATTTTTAATGCTCAGCGACCCTACAATGGAAACCATCAAAGGATATGGAGTTTACGAAAAAGTTAATGTCCATGGCATAGAAAAAGAGAAAATAGTAAGCACAGCTTTTTTAATAAATCCAGAAGGAAGAATAGTTCATGTCTGGGAGCCAAAAAGAATTGAAGAGTCCATTGATGATATAATTAACGCTATTAAAAAATTGAAAGGAATGTAA
- a CDS encoding YqiA/YcfP family alpha/beta fold hydrolase codes for MKVIYIHGFNSAGYGDKVSKLKEHFGDENVLSINLPYNPEKAISLLEYLIRNLKNEEPLLLVGTSLGGAYTLYLSYKFDIPGVIINPSVKPSEDLKTEVGKQKNYKTDEEYYFKEEYLNFLKKIEIPIQELQKIKDKLYIYLDEEDELLDSKETAEYFKGFYVKMFKGGNHRFQHMDELLEDLKSKKEVRYG; via the coding sequence ATGAAAGTTATCTATATTCACGGATTTAATTCAGCAGGTTACGGGGATAAAGTATCTAAGTTAAAAGAGCATTTCGGCGACGAAAATGTCTTATCAATAAATCTTCCTTACAATCCAGAAAAAGCCATATCTCTTCTGGAATATCTTATAAGAAATTTAAAAAATGAAGAGCCCTTACTCCTTGTAGGAACATCCTTAGGTGGTGCATACACTCTGTATTTGTCTTATAAATTTGATATTCCTGGTGTAATAATTAATCCATCTGTAAAACCATCCGAAGATCTTAAAACTGAGGTTGGGAAACAAAAAAACTATAAAACTGACGAAGAGTATTATTTCAAAGAAGAATATTTGAACTTCCTGAAAAAAATAGAAATTCCTATTCAGGAACTACAAAAAATCAAAGATAAGCTATATATTTATCTTGATGAGGAAGATGAACTTTTAGATAGCAAGGAAACAGCAGAATACTTTAAGGGATTTTATGTGAAGATGTTTAAAGGTGGGAATCATAGATTTCAACATATGGATGAACTATTGGAAGATTTAAAAAGCAAAAAGGAGGTTCGTTATGGCTAA
- a CDS encoding peptidoglycan-binding protein: MFKRLLLTLAFSSSIIWFGSCAQKSQTTADQIEKAKEQHAAVVEQTQQQQKLLEEKTRKLQEENQQLQAQLQRLQEEKRELEKQKAQIAKIQKFQNVKAENLQSAQCEINPDLGVPLNPPQAKPGECFAIGYLPAKYKYEKVKVLVDAGGEKVITTPPKYKVVPKKILVREESKKIVVIPPVYKTVTEKVLVRPATTKKVVVRPAKYKWVTEKVLVEPAKKVWKRGRSFLTHAVATRFDPNTGDILCLVEVPPKYKYIKKKVMVEPPVVKEVPVPPVYKTITKKVLVKPAQTKEVVIPAVYKTVYVKELVEPAKVQKIKIPPKYDYVTKRVKVRDEQFLWVKVLCKDNMTKDAIIKLQKALKSKGYYRGPIDGIYGPLTQEAVVNFQKDNDIPITPGAVTLKTLQLLGIK; the protein is encoded by the coding sequence ATGTTCAAACGTTTACTTTTAACCCTTGCTTTCTCATCCTCCATTATCTGGTTTGGTTCTTGTGCTCAAAAATCTCAAACAACTGCAGACCAGATAGAGAAAGCAAAGGAACAACATGCAGCTGTTGTTGAACAAACTCAACAGCAACAAAAACTACTGGAGGAAAAAACACGTAAACTACAGGAGGAAAATCAGCAATTACAGGCTCAACTCCAGAGATTACAGGAAGAAAAAAGAGAGCTGGAAAAACAGAAAGCTCAGATTGCCAAAATACAGAAGTTCCAAAACGTAAAAGCTGAAAATCTTCAATCAGCACAATGTGAGATTAATCCTGATTTAGGAGTTCCTCTTAATCCACCACAGGCAAAACCAGGAGAGTGTTTCGCAATAGGATACCTGCCAGCTAAATATAAATACGAAAAAGTTAAAGTGCTGGTTGATGCTGGAGGCGAAAAAGTAATAACAACACCTCCAAAATATAAAGTGGTTCCTAAAAAGATTCTTGTTAGGGAAGAAAGCAAAAAAATAGTTGTTATTCCTCCTGTTTATAAAACTGTAACAGAAAAAGTTTTAGTGAGACCTGCCACAACCAAAAAAGTTGTTGTAAGACCTGCTAAATACAAATGGGTTACAGAAAAAGTTCTCGTTGAGCCTGCTAAAAAGGTATGGAAAAGAGGTAGATCTTTCCTCACCCATGCAGTTGCAACCAGATTTGATCCGAATACAGGGGATATCCTCTGTTTAGTAGAAGTTCCACCTAAATACAAATATATTAAGAAAAAAGTAATGGTTGAACCTCCTGTAGTAAAAGAAGTTCCTGTTCCTCCAGTTTACAAAACAATTACTAAAAAAGTCCTTGTAAAACCAGCACAAACTAAAGAAGTAGTGATTCCAGCAGTTTATAAAACTGTATATGTTAAAGAGTTAGTAGAACCTGCTAAAGTTCAAAAGATTAAGATCCCTCCAAAATATGATTATGTAACAAAAAGAGTTAAAGTCAGAGATGAGCAATTCCTCTGGGTTAAAGTTCTGTGTAAGGATAATATGACAAAAGATGCAATAATCAAGCTACAAAAAGCATTAAAATCTAAAGGTTACTACAGAGGTCCAATAGATGGAATTTATGGACCTTTAACACAGGAAGCTGTTGTAAACTTCCAGAAAGATAATGATATCCCAATAACTCCTGGTGCAGTTACTCTGAAGACCCTCCAGCTTCTTGGTATTAAGTAA